The Candidatus Rokuibacteriota bacterium genome has a window encoding:
- a CDS encoding ABC transporter substrate-binding protein, which produces MSAAFKGTQAGLGTELWRGAAAYYTELNARGGVNGRQLAVIALDDDYQPDPCVRNTIQLMEQDPVFFLSNYVGTPTLTRALPIIKRYGDAILIANFTGAQPQREAPYVDFVFNVRASYRQEMAALVERFWALGARKFGVYYQIDAYGRSGTDGAERALAQRGSRIVAEATYVRGAKFEEDMGPAVSVLRQAGCDVVLCTGAYQGCGAFVRAARDVGWTVPISNVSFVGSDAMLALLLKQGKTAGRDYTRALVNSQVVPSYDDAGLPGVAEYRALMDKHNPVLPEALRDKTYAPQRYSSISLEGFINAKVVVEGLRRAGANPTRASLRQALESLRNLDLGIGAPLTFSAERHQGLDSVHFTRVEGGRWVPVTDWTAAVRA; this is translated from the coding sequence ATGTCCGCCGCGTTCAAGGGCACCCAGGCGGGCCTCGGCACCGAGCTCTGGCGCGGCGCCGCCGCGTACTACACCGAGCTGAACGCCCGCGGCGGCGTCAACGGGCGCCAGCTCGCGGTCATCGCGCTGGACGACGACTACCAGCCGGACCCGTGCGTCCGAAACACGATTCAGCTCATGGAGCAGGACCCGGTGTTCTTTCTCTCCAACTACGTCGGCACGCCGACCTTGACGCGGGCCCTGCCCATCATCAAGCGCTACGGCGACGCGATCCTGATCGCCAACTTCACCGGCGCCCAGCCGCAGCGCGAGGCGCCCTACGTCGACTTCGTCTTCAACGTCCGCGCCTCCTATCGCCAGGAGATGGCGGCCCTCGTCGAGCGCTTCTGGGCGCTCGGCGCGCGCAAGTTCGGCGTCTACTACCAGATCGACGCGTACGGCCGCAGCGGCACCGACGGCGCGGAACGCGCGCTCGCGCAGCGCGGGTCCAGGATCGTGGCCGAGGCGACGTACGTCCGCGGAGCGAAGTTCGAGGAGGACATGGGCCCGGCGGTCTCCGTGCTCCGCCAGGCGGGCTGCGACGTCGTCCTGTGCACGGGCGCCTATCAGGGCTGCGGCGCCTTCGTCCGCGCCGCGCGTGACGTGGGCTGGACCGTGCCCATCTCGAACGTCTCGTTCGTCGGCTCCGACGCGATGCTGGCGCTGCTCCTCAAGCAGGGCAAGACGGCGGGCCGCGACTACACGCGCGCGCTCGTCAACTCGCAGGTGGTGCCGAGCTACGACGATGCCGGCCTGCCGGGCGTCGCCGAGTACCGGGCGCTCATGGACAAGCACAATCCGGTCCTGCCCGAGGCGCTCCGGGACAAGACGTACGCGCCGCAGCGCTACAGCTCCATCAGCCTGGAGGGCTTTATCAATGCCAAGGTGGTCGTAGAGGGGCTGCGCCGTGCCGGAGCCAACCCGACGCGCGCGAGCCTCCGCCAGGCGCTCGAGTCCCTGCGCAACCTCGACCTGGGCATCGGCGCGCCGCTCACCTTCAGCGCCGAGCGCCACCAGGGGCTGGACAGTGTGCACTTTACCCGCGTCGAAGGCGGGCGCTGGGTGCCCGTGACCGATTGGACCGCAGCCGTTCGGGCGTGA